One window of the Lepeophtheirus salmonis chromosome 7, UVic_Lsal_1.4, whole genome shotgun sequence genome contains the following:
- the LOC121121319 gene encoding uncharacterized protein, with the protein MFKAVASTLAFAALFVATQVSSQSPSAYQLPADAELTLDSPVSTSFSCDGQAYGYYADVDNNCQIFHICLPIEDDAGQIIETTQYSFVCGNTTIFDQQTLTCNYPEDAFPCNEAPSLYGAVEFGRIPERE; encoded by the exons ATGTTTAAGGCCGTCGCTTCTACCCTTGCTTTTGCTGCTCTATTCGTTGCCACTCAAGTCTCTTCTCAATCTCCCTCAGCTTATCAGCTCCCAGCTGATGCTGAATTAACTTTGGATAGCCCAGTATCCACCTCCTTCTCCTGTGACGGACAAGCTTACGGATACTATGCGGATGTTGACAACAATTGCCAA ATCTTCCACATTTGCTTGCCCATTGAGGATGATGCTGGACAAATCATTGAAACTACTCAATACTCCTTTGTCTGTGGAAATACAACCATCTTCGATCAACAA ACTTTGACCTGCAACTACCCCGAAGATGCTTTCCCATGCAATGAAGCTCCTTCTCTTTACGGTGCCGTTGAATTTGGAAGGATCCCTGAGAGAGAATAA
- the LOC121121318 gene encoding uncharacterized protein → MFKAVASTLAFAALFVATQVSSQSPSAYQLPADAEFTLDSPVSTSFSCDGQAYGYYADVDNNCQIFHICLPIEDDAGQIIQTTQYSFVCGNTTIFDQQTLTCNYPEDAFPCNEAPSLYGAVEFGRIPERE, encoded by the exons ATGTTTAAGGCCGTCGCTTCTACCCTTGCTTTTGCTGCTCTATTCGTTGCCACTCAAGTCTCTTCTCAATCTCCCTCAGCTTATCAGCTCCCAGCTGATGCTGAATTTACTTTGGATAGCCCAGTATCCACCTCCTTCTCCTGTGACGGACAAGCTTACGGATACTATGCGGATGTTGACAACAATTGCCAA ATCTTCCACATTTGCTTGCCCATTGAGGATGATGCTGGACAAATCATTCAAACTACTCAATACTCCTTTGTCTGTGGAAATACAACCATCTTCGATCAACAA ACTTTGACCTGCAACTACCCCGAAGATGCTTTCCCATGCAATGAAGCTCCTTCTCTTTACGGTGCCGTTGAATTTGGAAGGATCCCTGAGAGAGAATAA
- the LOC121121317 gene encoding uncharacterized protein, which translates to MFKAVVSTLAFAALFVATQVSSQSPSAYQLPADAELILNSPVSTSFSCDGQSYGYYADVDNNCQIFHICLPIEDDAGQIIETAQYSFVCGNTTMFDQQTLTCNYPEDAFPCNEAPSLYGAVEFGRIPESK; encoded by the exons ATGTTTAAGGCCGTCGTTTCTACCCTTGCTTTTGCTGCTCTCTTCGTTGCCACTCAAGTCTCTTCTCAATCTCCCTCAGCTTATCAGCTCCCTGCTgatgctgaattaattttgaatagcCCAGTATCTACCTCTTTCTCTTGTGACGGACAATCTTACGGGTACTACGCTGATGTTGACAACAATTGCCAA atCTTCCACATTTGCTTGCCCATTGAGGATGATGCAGGACAAATCATTGAGACTGCTCAATACTCCTTCGTCTGTGGAAACACTACCATGTTTGATCAACAA ACTTTGACCTGCAACTACCCCGAAGATGCTTTCCCCTGCAATGAAGCTCCTTCTCTCTACGGTGCCGTTGAATTTGGAAGAATCCCTGAGAGCAAATAA
- the LOC121121532 gene encoding U-scoloptoxin(01)-Cw1a — protein MYKILISIAIASVFVAHQATSQSESAYQFPADAEAYLDAPLSTTFTCDGQPYGYYADVDNNCKVFHICLPIEDDLGQVIQTAQWSFICGNTTVFDQNTLTCNYAEDSLPCSESPSLYGAVEFGKIPVNK, from the exons ATGTACAAAATCCTTATATCCATTGCTATTGCTAGTGTCTTTGTAGCACATCAAGCCACATCACAATCCGAGTCCGCCTATCAGTTCCCTGCTGATGCCGAGGCTTACTTAGACGCTCCCTTATCCACTACTTTCACCTGTGATGGACAACCCTACGGATACTATGCTGATGTTGACAACAACTGCAAA GTCTTCCACATCTGTCTTCCCATCGAAGATGATTTGGGACAAGTCATTCAAACTGCTCAATGGTCTTTCATCTGTGGAAACACCACCGTTTTTGATCAAAAT ACATTGACCTGCAACTATGCTGAAGACTCTTTGCCATGCTCTGAATCTCCATCTCTCTATGGTGCCGTTGAATTTGGCAAAATCCCCGTTAACAAATAA